tcgaatataatgtaatatcgaTCCAAATAATTTGCATGATATCAGTTTCGTTATGAAATTAAAACATACATGATAATACATGAAATCTATAacacatttttcttatattcttaATGTTTATACCtgcaaatgaatatatatatattaattacctaTTAAGAGATGAGTCAAGAGAAAAGGTCCATAATGATTGGTTTGCATGGTTATTTCCAAATTATCCTCACTGactttatttcgaaaaaattgaGCTATACCAGCGTTGTGTATGAGAACATCtaatttactttcttcttcgtttatctGCCGAGCGAAATTTCTTATAGATTGGAAAGAACAAAGGTCCAACTCGCGTACATTGATATTACAAttatctgtctcttttattATGTCCTCTGTAATTGATAGAAGagtcaataataaataaataaatatatatataattatatactttgaacaaataaacatgtatataataataataaatataattacattaaaattaatatataattataattacagtaaatattatacaatgtaatattatataaaaatgcacgtaataaatattacataaataaactATAGAATTTCGATATTCAAAGTTAaataactttatatttatatttttttattttttgataatatcatATCTGATCGGAATATTATCTAGaacgaaaaaattcgaaagattaGTGATAATCGATGCAATTAATTCACTAACATGTCACAAATTCAATGTTTCCTCAACACGAGTGTAGATTAGTagttatttatagaattgtaaaaagaaatcaaggagaaagaaaacaacaagTGTATCGACTACTTTCGACTGTTAAACTTATTACACAATATGCGAATattgatgaaaaattatcgagaaactattcaacaaatttatcgaatacCTTAgctaattaatgaaataataaaagtaataaaatcaGAAGGAAACCTTTAATTTTGTTGGCTAAATCGATGTTTCTACATGCCATGATCACTTTGGCGCCTCTCTTAGCTAGATCCTTAGCTGTTTCCTTGCCAATGCCAGATGTGCAGCCAGTAATTAACACAGTTTTACCAACCATCCTCGTATTATTTTCGCAAAAGTTAATAgtgcgataaaaataattccaatatattattaaatgtaaacTTATAACACTGAAAACTACTAAATAAGAAACCGAGAGACCATCTATAATATTTGAGAACATGATCTAGGAGACAAAATAAATTGATGTTAAATCTTTCTAATATGATGCGATTCTCGCGAATTATTGAAGTAACTTCTACTTTTTACTGACGTCtgtgaagagaagaaaaatacatttgaATAAAGTATAgcgtgtgagaaagagaggggaggggtGAAAGGAAAGAGGGGTGTGGAAAGGGATAAACGTAACACGAATAATTAATGACGTGGAATAGGGTCATGAATAGGTTTTAAGAGGAATGCTAGGAGATAGACGTAAATGTATGATAGTAGTAAGAGTCAGCGTACTAAGTGTTGGAGATAACaaataatactttattatataataatatgttaagAGTATACGATGGTGATATGGGATTCATTAgtgagggggggggggggatgGAAGATTCAATCGTTAAATACTATCATCGGGACAAAATTTTGGAGTCTGCCGTTAGATGCTACTCGTATCGGAGCTTCACCGTCAAATGTCAATCGTATCTATAGAAAAAGATGTAATGATCTTCCGTTAGATGTCGCCACGTTGGAGAGCAACACAATGACTATGTGAAAACAGAGGTCGCTCTAATTGTTTGCTCTTTACGACAGCAGTGACGGCATTGAAAGACGAgaacgtatatagatatattatgtaaatatacacaatgtatatatatgaaaaatcaaaaaatattttcatatttcctATGATCTAAGAATCAAGATATACCGACATCAATCATTTTCACGGcattttaaattacatataacgtcaaatatatgtaaatcttATAACTTTGTTGTATTCCAAATGAGAGATTTCATGATTCTAAATACATATTAGATTATGCTTCTCGCGTAATTCTTACTTCGTTTCAATACAAATCTGACGCGATACGTTTTTGTCTGTCTGATATGCTTTGACTTTCATACCTTCTGTTATGTtactcatttttcttttaaggaAAGTATTATTGTCAAGAAATCGTTAAAATACTattgacaaaaaaagagagagaaaaaattaattaatatcttattaGTTCAGATACTTATTGTAATTcaagaagaaatttcaaaattattgatctAATTTCCTGATCCTGACTTTCTATTTTAAGAAAGAGCTTTTTAATTGATCTTTGATGATCgagtaaatgaaatttataaaaacagagctctatgaaataatatattcctcATTCTTCTCATATAAGACACTAAAatctaaaaacaaattatcgCTGTTGATAATTCAGATTCCTAGGTATGAAATTCTGCTAAAGGTAAATACACATTTATCCGTTAATAATATTCGACTTATATACTTTCCTCTCTATATATACTCAATGTAtgttctgtttattttttgatcaGTATTACaagattcaaatatattttgacgTATTGTGATAGAAAGCTAATTATTAAGGATTAAAATGCCATGTGAAATGATAACACTTCAACTTGGCCAATGTGGCAATCAAAGTAAGAAATATGTCATTTCActtaataaatcattatttttatactattatgataatattaactGTAACATGATCTTCAAAACCATACAAAAGAGCTTTCGTTTATaacaatgattttattttcatactaTGTAaactttaaaatttttctaacattGTTAATGCTTCAgctatgtttatttattattgactttgttgtatttataatatattaattttacattatttcgtatatactttatttcaGTTGGATTTGAATTTTGGAAAAGATTATGTGCAGAGCATGGTATCAGCCCAGAAGGGATATTAGAAGATTATGCTATAGATGGAACTGACCGAAAAGAcgtctttttttatcaatcagATGATGAACATTATATACCAAGAGCCGTTTTATTAGATTTAGAACCTAGAGTAATTCATACCATCATGAATTCTCCATATTCAAAAGTAAGTTACGAAAAATGTAATCagtttttacaaataattcatacagttttatatttaaaattatattttaataattttatgtttacTTAGCTCTATAAtccagaaaatatatatttatcaaaacaTGGTGGAGGAGCTGGTAATAATTGGGCTTCTGGTTATCATCAAGGAGAGAAATtacaagaagaaatttttgatattttagatCGGGAAGCAGATGGAAGTGATAGTTTagaagtatataatttaaaaaatagcaaataaatgtatttataaatgtttaaaacatatataaatatctctaTTTTAGGGTTTTGTCTTGTGTCACTCTATAGCAGGTGGTACTGGTTCTGGTATGGGATCTTTTATGTTGGAATCTCTTGCAGATCGATTTCCAAAAAAGTTGATTGAAACATATAGTGTTTTTCCAAATCAGGACGAAATAAGGTAactaatttctatataattacactatcttaaaataatatatttaatatgactGTATTAGTTTTATACTATTATCATGTTCTTTCTAGCGATGTTGTGGTACAACCATACAATTCTTTGCTAACATTAAAAAGACTAACTCATTGTGCAGATTGCGTTGTTGTCTTAGACAATACAGCATTGAATAGAATTGCATCAGACAGACTACATATACAGAACCCTACTTTCACACAAATTAATAAACTTGTTTCTACAATAATGTCTGTCAGCACCACAACTCTTAGGTAtccttttctcatttatttatttatacacattttgcttatatagtatttttggtagaattttattctttatatacttatataatatgttaagaaatatatcatatatatttttatttatactcatacattcgatatttttaattttattatacaatgcTTTATAGATATCCTTCATATATGAATAATGATTTAGTTAGTTTAATTGCTCCATTGATACCAACACCACGTCTACACTTTTTAATGACAGGATATACACCTATTACTACAGATCAAGAGGTctgtataaatatcatattaagaatatatttaaatctaaTTTTTGATAACAAATTGATAGTTTATagactataaataaaaaaaaatataaaaatatatttttaaattattattagcttttatgtatatgtgtatctgtgtatatgtatttatttatttatatatatttatatatatttatatttatatgataacaGGGTGCATCAGTAAGAAAAACGTCTGTTTTGGATGTAATGCGACGTTTATTGCAACCAAAAAATATGATGGTTTCTGCTGCATTAGATAGAAATGCTTCTCATTGTTACATATCTATTTTAAACATTATACAggtaaatttatattgatataaatatcatcttttcataatatataatgatcaTTTATTGAAGATACAATCATGTTCTTGTTATTTTCactatagaattattatttattatatatagattaataatatctacactaacaaaattaataataatttttctatataggGCGAAGTCGATCCCACACAAGTACATAAATCTTTACAAAGAATACGAGAACGGAAGTTAGCACAATTTATACCCTGGGGACCCGCTAGTATACAAGTTGCTCTTTCTAGAAAATCTCCATATATTCAAAGTACACATCGTGTATCAGGTTTAATGTTGGCCAATCATACTAACATATCATCAGTAagtatatctaaataatatttcaaatcaaaGATATAGAaccgaataaaaatgaatgttaagaattatataaattattaaaatctgtGTAATAATACCACTTACTTACATGCACTATTTCAGCTCTTTGATCGAGCCCTACAACAATATGATAAATTACGTAAACGAGAAGCGTTTTTAGAGCAGtttcggaaagaaaaaatgtttgaagACAATCTTGATGAGCTTGATAGTTCAAGAGCTGTAGTTGAATATTTAGTAAAAGAATATCAAGCAGCAACTAAGCTGGATTACTTAACATGGAGTCCAACtaaagaacaataaaaaaatatgagctGTTTCACAGGTAGTGTACTTTGCActaccattttttctttttgataattttatatttatacaatgttCTGCATGTGTTTTTGTGCCATATACTATTTCATTGCAAATTTTAACACAGTTGTTCCAAGATCATTAATTACCTAGCAAAGTattaatatagttttatattatatatatgaactaGCTAATTTAAGTTCTCTATATTTTCTATGCAACttgtaataatagaaaataatatcattttaataaatataattgtatgcAAAGCATACAATTTACAAAGTATGAAAcatttgatttaatatatttaacaataagtGATTTGAatcatttaatgaaataaacaatttatttaataaaataaaaacatgttacatatgttttataattaagatTACATAGTGGAAGagcaaataatattaacaatgatataatttaCTTTAAGATGTTGAacaatatctttatattttatatattctgcaacataaaataacataaaagagaatatataaatttatctataaacTTAACTTTAATGCCATATTTTGctgaataatattaacacaccatatatatttatatacgtatacgagTAATTATTAAGAGAAACAATGATCATAGTTTAATGGAATTTAATGAAACTGACTTTAATTAACTACTTTAACTAACGACTTTAACTAACGACTAAACATTGactttaattcttatttaaaaattgatttgtaTATGGATTGTCCACGTATAGTatctttgtatgtatatatagtattacatttattaatacacAATAACAGATCCTAAAGAGACTAGAGGAGTACAAATTTAGACCCATGCTGCAACACATAatgtttacatataaaatacaatcatagatattttaataaataaataatttgctattgtatatagtttattattttaaagaagtTTAACTTTAGTAGTGTTAGTCTAGTTAGTGCCCACTATCGTCGAGTTTACAATTCACActacaatttattaaaatgcaAATAACTTAATagtgaaaaatatgtatgataatatttcttgttataataaaagtaatgagAACAGCAATATAGTATACGAGTATCTTATAAACTCTCTATACAGCTAACAAtccgtttatataaaaataaaatatttttgttttgaagCAACAAGTgctatatcatatattaaataatagtaaattattgatatattcaatttcaGAAATAATCAAATGTTCCATCATCAAATCAATACTATAATTTTGAATGATtgatatgaattaataataaatgaaaatagtcaattattatattaatatcctAACAGATATTAGATCATCTATTAAGCtttgatttaaatatatccattaataattcaaagacATTATAATGTCTGAAAATTGTtgaagtaaatattaaatatatctatcaaagaaatattagcTTCTAACtagctatttttattttttgtgatATAGTAACTTAGAGAATAAgctaagaaaatatttggtaaagcttcaaaaatattattttttatattttatagcatttactctTTAATCATTACCTTCAGGATAATATAGGGaatattcatgaaaaataGAGCTCTGCAAAATTACAagcttgataaaaaaatatttgcatttaCTAAACATTGGATTTATAGCATAGATGATATAAGCAGAGCagttataaatacaatttttccaTGGATTCCATTGTACTCCtgactttaatattttaatgaatactTTCAAAGTACTTTTTTTCTAAGTGTTTATAAGATTACTATTACTTTCGGCAATATTGAGTTTTGTAGTATCAACAAAGAAacttagagaaaaaagaacaaactaATTATGGAGTACACATCATAAATTGTACTATAATAAAAGAGCTAACAGAAAATTTTGATTCCAatttttttactataaattaatatatgacTTAGGAGTTACCCTGCacatattgttattatattttatattgtatatacctTTTCTCATTATACAATTTGcacgtattatattttcatctctGTTACAAGAATCATAAGAAATACATGCAAAtagcatttaattatttcatttacataAGTGCTTATTAACTgtagaaaatggaaaagaatcaaaaaagtAAATGTTACAAATCAGTGATATAAGTCAAGTACTTATTACTATTCATAATAGTAATTCTGTGTTATATTGGACTAAATACTCATgtaatttcttcattttatatattaatacatgaATATGCATAGTTCTCAATACATTTCCATACAGAATTACATTATAAACTTTCATAATGtatatttagaataatttgttaaataatcaCAATAATTGAATGAAAACAAATGCAGACTTTTACTTCtgtatctaatattttttttataaatgcaacataaaatttaatattctgCATAAAACTTGCTAAATAGTCATATTGAATCTctcattatgaaaatatatactattcatat
This is a stretch of genomic DNA from Vespula vulgaris chromosome 2, iyVesVulg1.1, whole genome shotgun sequence. It encodes these proteins:
- the LOC127061433 gene encoding retinol dehydrogenase 14, whose translation is MFSNIIDGLSVSYLVVFSVISLHLIIYWNYFYRTINFCENNTRMVGKTVLITGCTSGIGKETAKDLAKRGAKVIMACRNIDLANKIKEDIIKETDNCNINVRELDLCSFQSIRNFARQINEEESKLDVLIHNAGIAQFFRNKVSEDNLEITMQTNHYGPFLLTHLLIDLLKKSKPSRIIVVSSLGYRFASINLNNPNPTNAILPCYLYLVSKRANVVFTLELARRLEGTGIVVNCLHPGVIESNLFREFPLKLYWLLKFVLKPFFITAEEGAQTTIYLAVSEEVKVSGKYFKNCAEASLTKKVKDSVLGEKFWEISERIVKLQPTDPKI
- the LOC127061427 gene encoding tubulin gamma-1 chain-like encodes the protein MPCEMITLQLGQCGNQIGFEFWKRLCAEHGISPEGILEDYAIDGTDRKDVFFYQSDDEHYIPRAVLLDLEPRVIHTIMNSPYSKLYNPENIYLSKHGGGAGNNWASGYHQGEKLQEEIFDILDREADGSDSLEGFVLCHSIAGGTGSGMGSFMLESLADRFPKKLIETYSVFPNQDEISDVVVQPYNSLLTLKRLTHCADCVVVLDNTALNRIASDRLHIQNPTFTQINKLVSTIMSVSTTTLRYPSYMNNDLVSLIAPLIPTPRLHFLMTGYTPITTDQEGASVRKTSVLDVMRRLLQPKNMMVSAALDRNASHCYISILNIIQGEVDPTQVHKSLQRIRERKLAQFIPWGPASIQVALSRKSPYIQSTHRVSGLMLANHTNISSLFDRALQQYDKLRKREAFLEQFRKEKMFEDNLDELDSSRAVVEYLVKEYQAATKLDYLTWSPTKEQ